The following proteins are encoded in a genomic region of Epinephelus moara isolate mb unplaced genomic scaffold, YSFRI_EMoa_1.0 scaffold904, whole genome shotgun sequence:
- the fhip2b gene encoding FHF complex subunit HOOK interacting protein 2B isoform X1, translating into METFSKLSSMLLHALETREPTVALLDSFVDHWKSITNYYIQTTDESRPVKQTDIPWRLKQMLDILVYEEKDQGVEETGSCLEYLLQHKLLETLCTLGKAQYPPGMVQQVLLFFSKLLSQMQKPLLHLVSVYRPVQKLIRLCALPGSQTEKEEAQLLLVVCSRVKQDPHTLRFVLEILDQPAARTPASDQSQPCTQTDPPPLCSQSDPSACSPDQSECGLLWALLQLTNSQRGSVSLKAYESLLLLSGLQSGPSGDLLSDQTQLGELLTGRLLQLYSLLPLEDLDPGELQNWPHIPWSSQFSRCSSDLRSDSPAADHMTNFFCWLDFLDHLIREAPQQVLAVKLAQCVHHLWLVNVLQPQLLHTSEQVVLSSTSVLCAVVRLVQSSSLLDQLVHFLLRTDPLTHLLLQRCDHISDQISLVSLSLVDELLQKPHRDILDVLVLSFLQSRSYLSPPAAGQEDRHTETNKDHEDSDDLEDDPFFSDSLFSDSQQLLPPPPPPPPLSSSAPPPPSGLGSAADVVNSFLCLVPVQVRSAQLLQEGGYESYVHDAHTLVTECQSLSLSWDWPLSLPPPSSSSHEEFFEGHLLKVLFDRLGRVLEQPYELNLQLTAVLSRLSSFSHPLLHEYLLDPYVHLSPCCRSLFSVLIRLMGELMQRIQQVSNLTDRLLNTRRLLLGLNQNTGLEHLTLLKGLIILEEFCKELAAIAFVKLPLDQQ; encoded by the exons GGTGTGGAGGAGACAGGCTCCTGTCTGGAGTACCTTCTGCAGCACAAACTGTTGGAGACTCTGTGCACTCTGGGAAAGGCTCAG tatCCTCCAGGTATGGTCCAGCAGGTCTTGTTGTTCTTCTCCAAGCTGTTGTCTCAGATGCAGAAACCTCTGCTGCACCTGGTCAGCGTCTACAGACCTGTACAG AAGCTGATTCGTCTGTGTGCACTTCCTGGTTCCCAGACGGAGAAGGAGGAAGCTCAGTTATTATTGGTTGTCTGCTCCAGAGTCAAACAGGATCCGCACACGCTCAGATTCGTCTTAGAG ATTCTGGACCAACCAGCAGCCAGGACACCAgcctctgaccaatcacagccctgcacacagacagatccaccaccactctgcagccaatcagatccATCCGCCTGCAGCCCTGACCAATCAGAGTGCGGCCTGCTGTGGGCTCTGCTGCAGCTCACCAACAGTCAG AGGGGCTCAGTGTCTCTGAAGGCCTATGAGAGtctcctgctgctgtctggTCTCCAGTCTGGACCTTCAGGGGACCTCCTGTCCGATCAGACCCAGCTGGGAGAGCTGCTGACTGggaggctgctgcagctgtaCTCCCTGCTGCCTCTGGAGGACCTGGATCCTGGAGAGCTGCAGAACTGGCCCCACATACCCTGGAG CTCTCAGTTCTCTCGCTGCAGCTCTGATCTCAGGTCAGACTCACCTGCTGCTGATCACATGACCAACTTCTTCTGCTGGTTGGACTTCCTGGATCACCTGATCAGAGAGGCCcctcag caggtgttagcggTGAAGCTAGCTCAGTGTGTTCATCACTTATGGTTGGTGAACGTTCTTCAGCCTCAACTGCTGCACAC GAGTGAACAGGTGGTCCTGTCCTCCACCTCTGTCCTCTGTGCTGTGGTCAGACTGGTCCAGTCATCCTCTCTGCTGGATCAGCTGGTCCACTTCCTGTTGAGGACGGACCCACTGActcacctgctgctgcagcgCTGCGACCACATCTCTGACCAG aTCAGTCtggtgtctctgtctctggtgGACGAGTTACTACAGAAGCCTCACAGGGACATTTTGGACGTCCTGGTTTTGAGTTTCCTGCAGAGTCGTAGTTACCTGTCTCCACCTGCTGcgggacaggaggacagacacacagagaccaACAAGGACCACGAGGACAGCGA TGACCTGGAGGATGACCCGTTCTTCTCCGACAGTTTGTTTTCAGACAGTCAGcagctccttcctcctcctcctcctcctcctcctctgtcctcctctgctcctcctcctccctctggaCTGGGATCAGCTGCTGACGTCGTCAACag tttctTGTGTTTAGTTCCTGTTCAGGTGCGATCagctcagctgctgcaggagggaGGATACGAGTCGTACGTCCATGACGCTCACACACTG GTGACAGAGTGTCAGTCTCTGTCCCTGTCGTGGGATTGGCCACTCagtcttcctcctccctcctcctcctcacatgAGGAGTTCTTCGAAGGACACCTGCTCAAAGTCCTGTTTGACCGACTGGGTCGAGTCCTGGAGCAG CCGTACGAGTTGAACCTCCAGCTGACAGCAGTTCTGTCCAGACTGTCGTCCTTCAGCCACCCTCTGCTGCACGAGTACCTGCTGGACCCCTACGTCCACCTGTCCCCCTGCTGCAGGTCCCTGTTCTCTGTCCTCATCAgg ctGATGGGGGAGTTGATGCAGAGGATCCAGCAGGTGTCCaacctgacagacagactgttAAACACCAGAAGACTCCTGCTGGGACTGAACCAAAACACTGG CCTGGAGCACCTGACCCTGCTGAAAGGACTCATCATCCTGGAGGAGTTCTGTAAGGAGCTCGCCGCTATCGCCTTCGTCAAACTGCCCCTGGACCAGCAGTGA
- the fhip2b gene encoding FHF complex subunit HOOK interacting protein 2B isoform X2 — translation METFSKLSSMLLHALETREPTVALLDSFVDHWKSITNYYIQTTDESRPVKQTDIPWRLKQMLDILVYEEKDQGVEETGSCLEYLLQHKLLETLCTLGKAQYPPGMVQQVLLFFSKLLSQMQKPLLHLVSVYRPVQKLIRLCALPGSQTEKEEAQLLLVVCSRVKQDPHTLRFVLEILDQPAARTPASDQSQPCTQTDPPPLCSQSDPSACSPDQSECGLLWALLQLTNSQRGSVSLKAYESLLLLSGLQSGPSGDLLSDQTQLGELLTGRLLQLYSLLPLEDLDPGELQNWPHIPWSSQFSRCSSDLRSDSPAADHMTNFFCWLDFLDHLIREAPQVLAVKLAQCVHHLWLVNVLQPQLLHTSEQVVLSSTSVLCAVVRLVQSSSLLDQLVHFLLRTDPLTHLLLQRCDHISDQISLVSLSLVDELLQKPHRDILDVLVLSFLQSRSYLSPPAAGQEDRHTETNKDHEDSDDLEDDPFFSDSLFSDSQQLLPPPPPPPPLSSSAPPPPSGLGSAADVVNSFLCLVPVQVRSAQLLQEGGYESYVHDAHTLVTECQSLSLSWDWPLSLPPPSSSSHEEFFEGHLLKVLFDRLGRVLEQPYELNLQLTAVLSRLSSFSHPLLHEYLLDPYVHLSPCCRSLFSVLIRLMGELMQRIQQVSNLTDRLLNTRRLLLGLNQNTGLEHLTLLKGLIILEEFCKELAAIAFVKLPLDQQ, via the exons GGTGTGGAGGAGACAGGCTCCTGTCTGGAGTACCTTCTGCAGCACAAACTGTTGGAGACTCTGTGCACTCTGGGAAAGGCTCAG tatCCTCCAGGTATGGTCCAGCAGGTCTTGTTGTTCTTCTCCAAGCTGTTGTCTCAGATGCAGAAACCTCTGCTGCACCTGGTCAGCGTCTACAGACCTGTACAG AAGCTGATTCGTCTGTGTGCACTTCCTGGTTCCCAGACGGAGAAGGAGGAAGCTCAGTTATTATTGGTTGTCTGCTCCAGAGTCAAACAGGATCCGCACACGCTCAGATTCGTCTTAGAG ATTCTGGACCAACCAGCAGCCAGGACACCAgcctctgaccaatcacagccctgcacacagacagatccaccaccactctgcagccaatcagatccATCCGCCTGCAGCCCTGACCAATCAGAGTGCGGCCTGCTGTGGGCTCTGCTGCAGCTCACCAACAGTCAG AGGGGCTCAGTGTCTCTGAAGGCCTATGAGAGtctcctgctgctgtctggTCTCCAGTCTGGACCTTCAGGGGACCTCCTGTCCGATCAGACCCAGCTGGGAGAGCTGCTGACTGggaggctgctgcagctgtaCTCCCTGCTGCCTCTGGAGGACCTGGATCCTGGAGAGCTGCAGAACTGGCCCCACATACCCTGGAG CTCTCAGTTCTCTCGCTGCAGCTCTGATCTCAGGTCAGACTCACCTGCTGCTGATCACATGACCAACTTCTTCTGCTGGTTGGACTTCCTGGATCACCTGATCAGAGAGGCCcctcag gtgttagcggTGAAGCTAGCTCAGTGTGTTCATCACTTATGGTTGGTGAACGTTCTTCAGCCTCAACTGCTGCACAC GAGTGAACAGGTGGTCCTGTCCTCCACCTCTGTCCTCTGTGCTGTGGTCAGACTGGTCCAGTCATCCTCTCTGCTGGATCAGCTGGTCCACTTCCTGTTGAGGACGGACCCACTGActcacctgctgctgcagcgCTGCGACCACATCTCTGACCAG aTCAGTCtggtgtctctgtctctggtgGACGAGTTACTACAGAAGCCTCACAGGGACATTTTGGACGTCCTGGTTTTGAGTTTCCTGCAGAGTCGTAGTTACCTGTCTCCACCTGCTGcgggacaggaggacagacacacagagaccaACAAGGACCACGAGGACAGCGA TGACCTGGAGGATGACCCGTTCTTCTCCGACAGTTTGTTTTCAGACAGTCAGcagctccttcctcctcctcctcctcctcctcctctgtcctcctctgctcctcctcctccctctggaCTGGGATCAGCTGCTGACGTCGTCAACag tttctTGTGTTTAGTTCCTGTTCAGGTGCGATCagctcagctgctgcaggagggaGGATACGAGTCGTACGTCCATGACGCTCACACACTG GTGACAGAGTGTCAGTCTCTGTCCCTGTCGTGGGATTGGCCACTCagtcttcctcctccctcctcctcctcacatgAGGAGTTCTTCGAAGGACACCTGCTCAAAGTCCTGTTTGACCGACTGGGTCGAGTCCTGGAGCAG CCGTACGAGTTGAACCTCCAGCTGACAGCAGTTCTGTCCAGACTGTCGTCCTTCAGCCACCCTCTGCTGCACGAGTACCTGCTGGACCCCTACGTCCACCTGTCCCCCTGCTGCAGGTCCCTGTTCTCTGTCCTCATCAgg ctGATGGGGGAGTTGATGCAGAGGATCCAGCAGGTGTCCaacctgacagacagactgttAAACACCAGAAGACTCCTGCTGGGACTGAACCAAAACACTGG CCTGGAGCACCTGACCCTGCTGAAAGGACTCATCATCCTGGAGGAGTTCTGTAAGGAGCTCGCCGCTATCGCCTTCGTCAAACTGCCCCTGGACCAGCAGTGA